The following proteins come from a genomic window of Trifolium pratense cultivar HEN17-A07 linkage group LG4, ARS_RC_1.1, whole genome shotgun sequence:
- the LOC123881732 gene encoding coiled-coil domain-containing protein R3HCC1L isoform X1 gives MEKTLNRTETNEHAATILDAPVISPTNPASQDSFIGNGSSSVADDDDDDWEAMADLEPDKLLSPVSSDVLTGVSNIKLVDTSKSQTPKRRGRGTFSYDKDKLYSDQILDGSIIDDVEEEETQCGSEDKKDTPNSKYGTGHVLVLSHFSPSTRTTDLEKIFEDIKNCDFVIRWVNDTVALAVFRTPAEALEGQSNGRCSFNMSMRILDEDDVLLSSIKANDLKPPQQRPKTSATAAQRMIANSMGIKLPSPSRGTGPREYKRQEDTRRDRIVNRQKLKDEAWGDD, from the exons ATGGAGAAAACACTGAATCGGACCGAAACCAATGAACACGCCGCCACCATACT tGACGCGCCAGTTATATCACCGACTAATCCTGCTTCACAAGATTCTTTTATTGGAAATGGTTCTTCTTCTGTcgctgatgatgatgatgatg ATTGGGAAGCAATGGCTGATCTTGAACCTGACAAGTTACTGTCCCCAGTGTCCTCAGACGTTTTAACTGGAGTGTCAAATATTAAATTGGTGGACACGTCCAAAAGTCAAACCCCTAAGCGACGTGGAAGAGGAACATTCTCTTATGATAAAGATAAACTTTATAGTGATCAGATACTCGATGGCTCGATTATTGATGATGTTGAGGAGGAAGAAACTCAATGTGGTTCAGAAGATAAAAAAGATACACCAAACT CAAAATATGGGACCGGTCATGTTCTTGTGTTGTCTCACTTTTCACCAAGTACTAGAACAACAGACCTGGAGAAGATTTTTGAGGacataaaaaattgtgatttcgTGATTCGTTGGGTCAATGATACAGTTGCACTTGCAGTGTTCCGAACTCCTGCAGAGG CACTTGAGGGTCAAAGCAATGGTCGATGTTCATTTAATATGAGTATGAGGATACTCGATGAAGATGATGTACTTCTCAGTTCAATTAAAGCAAATG ACCTGAAACCACCACAACAAAGACCAAAAACCTCAGCCACAGCAGCGCAGAGGATGATTGCTAACAGTATGGGGATAAAACTGCCTTCCCCGAGCCGTGGGACAGGGCCCCGAGAATATAAAAGGCAAGAAGATACTCGAAGGGATCGCATTGTAAACAGGCAAAAGTTAAAAGACGAAGCATGGGgagacgattaa
- the LOC123881732 gene encoding coiled-coil domain-containing protein R3HCC1L isoform X3: MEKTLNRTETNEHAATILDAPVISPTNPASQDSFIGNGSSSVADDDDWEAMADLEPDKLLSPVSSDVLTGVSNIKLVDTSKSQTPKRRGRGTFSYDKDKLYSDQILDGSIIDDVEEEETQCGSEDKKDTPNSKYGTGHVLVLSHFSPSTRTTDLEKIFEDIKNCDFVIRWVNDTVALAVFRTPAEALEGQSNGRCSFNMSMRILDEDDVLLSSIKANDLKPPQQRPKTSATAAQRMIANSMGIKLPSPSRGTGPREYKRQEDTRRDRIVNRQKLKDEAWGDD; encoded by the exons ATGGAGAAAACACTGAATCGGACCGAAACCAATGAACACGCCGCCACCATACT tGACGCGCCAGTTATATCACCGACTAATCCTGCTTCACAAGATTCTTTTATTGGAAATGGTTCTTCTTCTGTcgctgatgatgatg ATTGGGAAGCAATGGCTGATCTTGAACCTGACAAGTTACTGTCCCCAGTGTCCTCAGACGTTTTAACTGGAGTGTCAAATATTAAATTGGTGGACACGTCCAAAAGTCAAACCCCTAAGCGACGTGGAAGAGGAACATTCTCTTATGATAAAGATAAACTTTATAGTGATCAGATACTCGATGGCTCGATTATTGATGATGTTGAGGAGGAAGAAACTCAATGTGGTTCAGAAGATAAAAAAGATACACCAAACT CAAAATATGGGACCGGTCATGTTCTTGTGTTGTCTCACTTTTCACCAAGTACTAGAACAACAGACCTGGAGAAGATTTTTGAGGacataaaaaattgtgatttcgTGATTCGTTGGGTCAATGATACAGTTGCACTTGCAGTGTTCCGAACTCCTGCAGAGG CACTTGAGGGTCAAAGCAATGGTCGATGTTCATTTAATATGAGTATGAGGATACTCGATGAAGATGATGTACTTCTCAGTTCAATTAAAGCAAATG ACCTGAAACCACCACAACAAAGACCAAAAACCTCAGCCACAGCAGCGCAGAGGATGATTGCTAACAGTATGGGGATAAAACTGCCTTCCCCGAGCCGTGGGACAGGGCCCCGAGAATATAAAAGGCAAGAAGATACTCGAAGGGATCGCATTGTAAACAGGCAAAAGTTAAAAGACGAAGCATGGGgagacgattaa
- the LOC123881732 gene encoding coiled-coil domain-containing protein R3HCC1L isoform X2, translated as MEKTLNRTETNEHAATILDAPVISPTNPASQDSFIGNGSSSVADDDDDWEAMADLEPDKLLSPVSSDVLTGVSNIKLVDTSKSQTPKRRGRGTFSYDKDKLYSDQILDGSIIDDVEEEETQCGSEDKKDTPNSKYGTGHVLVLSHFSPSTRTTDLEKIFEDIKNCDFVIRWVNDTVALAVFRTPAEALEGQSNGRCSFNMSMRILDEDDVLLSSIKANDLKPPQQRPKTSATAAQRMIANSMGIKLPSPSRGTGPREYKRQEDTRRDRIVNRQKLKDEAWGDD; from the exons ATGGAGAAAACACTGAATCGGACCGAAACCAATGAACACGCCGCCACCATACT tGACGCGCCAGTTATATCACCGACTAATCCTGCTTCACAAGATTCTTTTATTGGAAATGGTTCTTCTTCTGTcgctgatgatgatgatg ATTGGGAAGCAATGGCTGATCTTGAACCTGACAAGTTACTGTCCCCAGTGTCCTCAGACGTTTTAACTGGAGTGTCAAATATTAAATTGGTGGACACGTCCAAAAGTCAAACCCCTAAGCGACGTGGAAGAGGAACATTCTCTTATGATAAAGATAAACTTTATAGTGATCAGATACTCGATGGCTCGATTATTGATGATGTTGAGGAGGAAGAAACTCAATGTGGTTCAGAAGATAAAAAAGATACACCAAACT CAAAATATGGGACCGGTCATGTTCTTGTGTTGTCTCACTTTTCACCAAGTACTAGAACAACAGACCTGGAGAAGATTTTTGAGGacataaaaaattgtgatttcgTGATTCGTTGGGTCAATGATACAGTTGCACTTGCAGTGTTCCGAACTCCTGCAGAGG CACTTGAGGGTCAAAGCAATGGTCGATGTTCATTTAATATGAGTATGAGGATACTCGATGAAGATGATGTACTTCTCAGTTCAATTAAAGCAAATG ACCTGAAACCACCACAACAAAGACCAAAAACCTCAGCCACAGCAGCGCAGAGGATGATTGCTAACAGTATGGGGATAAAACTGCCTTCCCCGAGCCGTGGGACAGGGCCCCGAGAATATAAAAGGCAAGAAGATACTCGAAGGGATCGCATTGTAAACAGGCAAAAGTTAAAAGACGAAGCATGGGgagacgattaa